The following is a genomic window from Candidatus Methylomirabilis sp..
CAGGCGGTGGAGGCCCCGCGGGTTGCCCGGCGCGACGAGCAGACCCTGCTCCCGATGCGCTACCGTGAGGAGGGCCATCGGCTGGCCCGGGAAGAGGCGTGCGACGAGAGGTGCGTTGTAGTCGCCCGTCGCCGGATCGAGCAGGTGCGCGCCTGCCGCGTCCGCCTCCCCTTGCCGGAGCGCGAGCAGCCCGGGGAGGCTCCCCACGGCCCGGATCTCGAGGGAGACGGGGCGGCGCCGCCGGCGCAGGAGGGCGGCCAGCAGGTCGAGGGTGAGGTCGTGGCTGCCGACGAGATGGAGCCTGGCGGGCTCCCGGGGCGCCGGGGCCGCGCGGGAGACGAGGTCGGGGGGACCGGCGGTCCGCCACCGGCTGAGCTGCAGGGCCAGCGCGGCCTCGATCTCCGCCGGCTCAGCCCTGAGGCTGAGCGCTTCCAGGGCCGCCCGGCCCAGGAGCACCCGCAGATGCCGCGCGCGCCCCGCGCGCAGCCGCGGGTCTTCCGGTCGCATCGCCACGGTGGTCCCGGCGCGCCGCCGGGTCGCCAGGAGCCCCTCCCGTCCCAGGGCGGCGTAGGCGCGGCCGATCGTGTTGGGGGTGACGCCGAGGGTCCTGGCCAGGGCGCGGACCGGGGGGAGGCGTTCCCCGGGCCTCAGGCCTCCCGCGGCAACCGCGGCCCGGACCTGGTCCATGACCTGGGTGTAGAGGGCCCGGTCCGGCTTCAGGCGGAGGTGGAGGGGCATGGGGGTCACATTTGTACCAAGAGCATTGGTACAAACTAGCCCGCCGGCGGGTCACCTGTCAAGGGGGGAGTGTTCAGCCGGAAGGGCGCAGGCGCCGGAGGCGACGGGCCGCCTCGGCCAGCGTCTCGAGGCGCTTGCAGAAGGAGAAGCGGACGTAGGGGCGGCCCATCGCCGGGTCGTGGAAGAAGCTGCTGCCGGGGACGACGGCCACGCCCACGGTGCGGGTGAGGTGCTCGGCGAACTGGACGTCGTGGGCGGCGCCGAACGGGGTGAAGTCGGTCATCACGTAGTAGGCGCCGTCCGGCTCGCGGAACCGGAAGCCGACCTCCCGGAGTGCGGCGCACAGGAAGTCCCGCCGCTCCTGGTACTCGGCCTGGAGGCGCTGGTAGTAGGCGGGGGGGAGGCGCAGGGCTGCTGTCCCCGCCT
Proteins encoded in this region:
- a CDS encoding substrate-binding domain-containing protein, whose translation is MPLHLRLKPDRALYTQVMDQVRAAVAAGGLRPGERLPPVRALARTLGVTPNTIGRAYAALGREGLLATRRRAGTTVAMRPEDPRLRAGRARHLRVLLGRAALEALSLRAEPAEIEAALALQLSRWRTAGPPDLVSRAAPAPREPARLHLVGSHDLTLDLLAALLRRRRRPVSLEIRAVGSLPGLLALRQGEADAAGAHLLDPATGDYNAPLVARLFPGQPMALLTVAHREQGLLVAPGNPRGLHRLADLARPTVRVIGRTAGSGTDLLLEWGLRREKVPMDRLRLLPRGAATHLEVAAAIARGDADSGLGLRAAAEAFGLGFVPLFRERYELIFRMAHRRRPGLPALLAALRSPAFREQVRHLGGYDTRETGRVREVN
- a CDS encoding aminotransferase class I/II-fold pyridoxal phosphate-dependent enzyme; its protein translation is VTDEIYEHIYYPTAARPLRHLCPATLPGMRERTIVVNGLSKTFAVTGWRIGYVLAPPAITDAIRKIHDFLTVGAPAPLQEAGTAALRLPPAYYQRLQAEYQERRDFLCAALREVGFRFREPDGAYYVMTDFTPFGAAHDVQFAEHLTRTVGVAVVPGSSFFHDPAMGRPYVRFSFCKRLETLAEAARRLRRLRPSG